Proteins co-encoded in one Sulfuricaulis limicola genomic window:
- a CDS encoding PilW family protein, translating to MKSVAHNTEKMRGFSLVELMVALTIGLIILSAVSMLFVGSKKTYTTQDSLARLQENARFAMQFIIKDLRMAGYYGCIDEISPDAINSTLNGSSDFFYNAQIPIEGLNNATGTWYPSGETTLPTNIKAGTDAIAIRKADANSNLYLDQEMPNTSAVLKTNKTDPVTGAAITITDLLSVGEIIMVSDCASADIMQITQLNTTDPHLVHNSGSSPLPGNSTQKLSKSYSPSGNGTRIMKFTTVQYYIATGASGNPALFRKELNKTPVELVDGIENLQILYGKDTDSDRLPNRYLKAGDAGLQSATDWGSVVSARIGILARTLSDKETGKPKETDLDTFNYDVDGDGTNELSNPGDHYKRRVFQAVVHLRNL from the coding sequence ATGAAATCAGTCGCTCACAATACAGAAAAAATGCGCGGCTTCAGTCTGGTGGAACTGATGGTGGCCCTCACTATCGGTCTGATCATCCTGTCTGCCGTGTCCATGCTGTTCGTTGGCAGCAAGAAAACCTATACGACGCAGGACAGTCTGGCCAGGCTGCAGGAAAACGCGCGTTTCGCCATGCAATTTATCATCAAGGACCTGCGGATGGCGGGTTACTATGGCTGTATCGATGAAATCAGCCCCGATGCCATCAACTCGACATTAAACGGGAGTTCGGATTTTTTCTACAATGCACAAATTCCGATTGAAGGCCTGAACAACGCCACAGGCACCTGGTATCCATCGGGCGAGACAACCCTGCCAACAAATATCAAGGCAGGCACCGATGCCATTGCCATCCGCAAGGCCGATGCCAACAGCAATCTTTATCTTGACCAGGAAATGCCGAATACATCGGCCGTCCTCAAAACCAACAAAACTGATCCTGTTACCGGGGCCGCTATCACGATTACCGATCTTTTGAGTGTCGGCGAAATCATCATGGTCTCGGACTGCGCCAGTGCTGACATCATGCAAATTACTCAATTAAATACCACTGATCCGCATCTTGTGCATAACAGCGGCAGCAGCCCTCTTCCCGGCAACTCCACGCAAAAACTGAGCAAGTCCTACAGTCCTTCCGGCAATGGCACCAGGATCATGAAATTCACAACGGTGCAGTATTACATCGCCACGGGAGCCAGCGGAAACCCGGCGCTCTTCCGGAAAGAACTGAACAAAACACCTGTTGAACTGGTTGACGGTATCGAGAACCTGCAGATTCTGTATGGCAAGGACACTGACAGCGACAGGCTCCCCAACAGATACCTCAAGGCTGGTGATGCCGGTTTGCAATCGGCGACAGACTGGGGCTCGGTCGTCAGCGCTCGTATTGGCATCCTCGCCAGAACGCTCAGCGACAAGGAAACCGGAAAACCGAAAGAAACCGATCTCGATACTTTCAATTATGACGTTGATGGGGATGGCACCAATGAACTCAGCAATCCGGGCGACCACTACAAACGCCGCGTGTTCCAGGCCGTGGTCCATTTGAGAAATCTCTGA
- the pilV gene encoding type IV pilus modification protein PilV has product MIPEKKTGIASQNQGFSLVEVLVALLILSIGLLGLAALQTTSLQYNTGSYHRTQATYLAYDIIDRMRANSAAVADSDGNGYDQPASANVTAGTNCDTTDCTSAQLALYDVKRWYDRIVATLPDAVARPPTIQISTTKKVTVTIRWMESDLQKLQTWEVQL; this is encoded by the coding sequence ATGATACCAGAGAAAAAAACTGGCATCGCCTCGCAAAACCAGGGCTTCTCCCTGGTCGAGGTGCTGGTTGCCCTGCTTATTTTGTCCATCGGATTGCTCGGCCTGGCGGCGCTGCAAACAACTTCCCTGCAATACAACACCGGCTCGTACCACCGCACCCAGGCTACTTACCTGGCCTACGACATCATCGACCGTATGCGCGCCAATAGCGCAGCGGTTGCGGATTCGGACGGAAATGGCTACGACCAGCCAGCTTCGGCCAACGTAACAGCCGGCACCAATTGCGACACTACTGACTGCACGAGTGCCCAGTTGGCTCTCTACGATGTCAAAAGATGGTACGACAGAATTGTTGCGACGCTCCCCGATGCCGTGGCCAGACCGCCAACTATTCAGATAAGCACCACGAAAAAGGTAACAGTTACCATCCGTTGGATGGAGAGCGATCTGCAAAAATTGCAAACATGGGAAGTGCAGTTATGA
- a CDS encoding GspH/FimT family pseudopilin, which produces MRNEIHKPGRAIQKVHPFICLNMPFVCSKKSAISPFISWNIPFVRNRGLTMVELIIVLTVAGILAALAGPSMQKFVSSNRLTTQVNDLLADISLARSEAIKRNVNAGICASTSGTGCTVSGNWASGWLVYYVCPTGDPSGCTAGNNVVMKAHEALTGNNTLSGTRTDTGTNTTSSIDTMTFSKSGAFSSQTYTYKFTVCDPKRNQTRMIDITVVGQTSVSSGTC; this is translated from the coding sequence ATGCGTAACGAAATTCACAAGCCAGGACGCGCCATTCAGAAGGTACATCCTTTTATCTGCCTGAATATGCCGTTCGTCTGCTCAAAGAAATCGGCGATAAGTCCTTTCATCAGCTGGAATATACCTTTTGTCAGAAACCGTGGTTTAACGATGGTTGAATTGATCATTGTCTTAACGGTTGCAGGGATTTTAGCGGCCTTGGCGGGTCCCAGCATGCAAAAGTTTGTCTCCAGCAACCGCCTGACCACACAAGTCAACGATTTACTGGCCGATATAAGTCTTGCAAGAAGTGAGGCCATAAAAAGAAATGTAAACGCGGGTATCTGTGCGTCTACGTCAGGCACTGGATGCACCGTTAGTGGCAACTGGGCCAGCGGCTGGCTGGTTTATTACGTCTGTCCGACAGGGGATCCCTCTGGCTGCACCGCAGGCAACAACGTCGTAATGAAAGCCCATGAGGCGCTAACCGGAAACAACACTTTATCGGGAACGCGTACCGATACCGGCACCAACACAACATCTTCCATCGATACGATGACATTCAGCAAAAGCGGCGCCTTTTCTTCGCAGACATACACCTACAAATTTACAGTTTGCGATCCAAAACGGAATCAAACCCGCATGATCGACATTACAGTCGTCGGCCAAACATCCGTTTCCAGCGGTACTTGCTGA
- a CDS encoding Fur family transcriptional regulator, with protein sequence MSHPESEAEIVSLLRNHDIYPTTQRVIIARLLFEKCTHLSAEDVFRLVNADNRHVSKATVYNTLGLLAEKGVVREVIADPTRIFYDPNTQPHHHFFDVATGELTDISADQIQVSSLPPLPPGARLEGVDVIVRLRPAK encoded by the coding sequence ATGTCACATCCTGAATCAGAAGCGGAAATAGTTTCACTTCTGCGTAACCATGATATATACCCTACAACGCAAAGGGTGATTATCGCGCGCCTGCTGTTCGAAAAGTGTACCCATCTGTCGGCAGAGGATGTGTTCCGTCTGGTCAACGCGGACAATCGTCACGTTTCCAAAGCCACGGTTTACAACACGCTCGGCCTACTGGCAGAGAAAGGCGTGGTCCGGGAAGTGATTGCCGATCCCACGCGGATTTTCTACGACCCGAACACACAGCCGCACCACCATTTTTTCGATGTCGCCACCGGCGAGCTGACGGACATCAGCGCAGATCAAATACAGGTCAGCAGTTTGCCGCCGTTGCCGCCGGGTGCCCGGCTCGAAGGGGTGGATGTTATCGTGCGTTTGCGTCCCGCCAAGTAA
- a CDS encoding TolC family protein, whose product MTLAQDDIWSLESAIQRALEIAPEMRAAEADAQALQGELTQVGSWPNPTIDLRADDRLGQEDGRGGTDFTQLALSQPLPLRRVARERAVAESRLAGAEENRRLRRLELERATAQAFHDLQLAQARLDVAQARLKETEGYPGGAKGARDRLVRYLAPLERARLAILREETNQAVIAAEREREQALIAFRARLALPADAAAETTPFGEPPTPAALETLARNLDNHPALAAARKEYEAAEANIAAAQSQRFADPALNLFRERDILAGARRDVTGVGLSVQVPLWNTNPGIVDKARAEALGARTDYEITAREARVRLDQAYTELTRALVQVQRLRVSLLEPAQRLNDLARRSFAAGEASVLALIDAANSYFDAQTRYVELLARAQAAQAGLRLAAGQSLLSGEGRP is encoded by the coding sequence GTGACTCTGGCGCAAGACGATATCTGGAGCCTGGAGTCCGCCATCCAGCGCGCCCTGGAAATCGCCCCCGAAATGCGCGCCGCCGAAGCCGATGCACAGGCGCTCCAAGGTGAGCTGACACAAGTGGGTTCCTGGCCCAATCCCACGATCGATCTGCGCGCCGATGACAGGCTCGGCCAGGAGGACGGCCGCGGCGGCACGGACTTCACGCAACTGGCGCTTTCCCAGCCGTTGCCGCTGCGGCGCGTAGCGCGTGAGCGCGCGGTGGCTGAATCGCGGCTCGCCGGTGCCGAAGAGAACCGCCGCCTGCGGCGGCTGGAGCTGGAGCGCGCGACCGCGCAGGCGTTTCATGATCTGCAACTGGCGCAGGCCAGGCTCGATGTCGCGCAGGCGCGGCTGAAGGAGACCGAAGGCTATCCTGGCGGCGCCAAGGGCGCGCGCGACCGGCTGGTGCGTTATCTCGCGCCGCTGGAGCGTGCGCGTCTGGCCATCCTGCGCGAGGAGACGAACCAGGCCGTCATCGCCGCCGAACGCGAGCGCGAGCAGGCGCTGATCGCGTTTCGCGCGCGGCTCGCGCTGCCGGCGGATGCCGCGGCCGAGACAACGCCGTTCGGGGAACCGCCCACGCCAGCCGCGCTCGAAACGCTGGCGCGCAATCTCGACAACCATCCCGCGCTCGCCGCCGCGCGCAAGGAATACGAAGCCGCCGAGGCCAACATCGCGGCGGCGCAGTCGCAGCGCTTCGCCGATCCGGCGTTGAACCTGTTTCGCGAGCGCGACATTCTCGCCGGCGCCCGGCGCGACGTCACCGGCGTGGGCTTGAGCGTGCAGGTACCGCTGTGGAACACCAATCCCGGTATTGTGGACAAGGCCAGGGCCGAGGCTCTGGGTGCGCGCACGGACTATGAAATCACCGCACGCGAGGCGCGCGTGCGCCTGGACCAGGCGTACACCGAACTCACGCGCGCGCTGGTGCAGGTGCAGCGCCTGCGCGTCAGCCTGCTCGAACCGGCGCAGCGCTTGAACGACCTGGCGCGCCGAAGCTTCGCCGCGGGCGAGGCGAGCGTGCTCGCGCTCATCGACGCCGCCAACAGCTATTTCGACGCCCAAACGCGTTACGTGGAACTGCTGGCGCGAGCTCAGGCGGCGCAGGCCGGGTTGCGGCTGGCCGCCGGGCAGTCGCTGTTGAGCGGGGAGGGGCGGCCATGA
- a CDS encoding efflux RND transporter permease subunit, with protein MITALIRFSLIQRLMALLFAVGLTAGGLWAFKALPIDAFPDISPPQVQVIVKAPGLAPTEVESRITFPIEMEMQGIPNQKILRSTTKYALSNIVIDFEDGTDIYWARQQVSERLTQAREALPAGAEVVLAPISTPLSDIFMYRVQGEGYSHSELRTLQDWVIRLRLRAVNGVADVNSLGGFVRAFEVQPDPRRLAAQGLSIDDLKHAIERNNRNAGGDRINRENSMLLVRTLGQLRDADDIRRITVVTRSGTPVRVNDVASVREGSLVRYGGVTADGQGDVVTGLVLLRVGANSRTVVEAVKQELARLAPTLPKGVTIEPFYDRADLINAAVLTVEKALGEAVLLVVLVLIVLLGNLRAALTVALILPLSVLFTFIMMNAFGVTANLMSLGGLAIAIGILVDAAVVVVENIHTQLARAPKGVSRLHLVFRAVTEVATPVLSGILIIAIVFLPLFSLTGLEGRLFAPLALTIVFALLGSLLLSLTVIPVLASFLMREGGSHKEDRVLAAIKRVYLPAMRWALAHRKTAVGGALIALVFATALFPFIGKEFMPVMDEGQTVVNLEKASDISLEASLALDAPVQKAVLEIPEVTGMICRSGADELRLDPMGFYQTDCFLRTKPREEWGYGLETLHEKLRAKLEPFAKDEVEHGFSQPIDMRVSEMLSGVRADVAIKLFGDDFAVLEEKAGQIEEIVQRTPGASDVFRARLSGQGYLTVDIKSEQLARYGLNNEDVNDVVETAVGGRVVTEVIEGNRRFGVLLRYPEPARTSPADIERLLIKTVGGAMVPLGMVAKITEVDGPVLIQRELARRYVATRTNVEGRDVVSFVEDLKAAIEREVQLPQGYYIDYGGQFENQQRAAARLGVVVPVAIALIFFMLFSTFRSVRQAGLIILNIPFALIGGVVSLFASGLYLSVPASVGFITLFGVAVLNGVVMVAYFNQLREAGHTVLQAVQEGAERRLRPVLMTALIASLGLVPMLLATGPGSELQRPLAVVVIGGLFTSTLLTLVLLPTLYAWLEGRAERRLKRAKGESP; from the coding sequence ATGATTACCGCGCTGATCCGGTTTTCGCTGATCCAGCGACTGATGGCGCTGTTGTTCGCCGTAGGGCTCACCGCCGGCGGATTGTGGGCCTTCAAGGCCCTGCCGATCGACGCCTTCCCCGACATTTCGCCGCCGCAGGTGCAGGTGATCGTGAAGGCCCCGGGGCTGGCACCCACCGAGGTCGAATCGCGCATCACCTTCCCCATCGAGATGGAGATGCAGGGCATCCCGAACCAGAAGATCCTGCGCTCGACCACCAAGTACGCCTTGAGCAACATCGTCATCGACTTCGAGGACGGCACTGACATCTACTGGGCGCGCCAGCAGGTGAGCGAGCGCCTGACCCAGGCGCGCGAGGCGCTGCCCGCGGGTGCCGAGGTCGTGCTCGCGCCGATCTCCACGCCCCTGAGCGACATCTTCATGTACCGCGTCCAGGGCGAGGGCTACAGCCACAGCGAGCTGCGCACGCTCCAGGACTGGGTGATCCGCCTGCGGCTGCGCGCCGTGAACGGGGTGGCCGACGTCAATTCGCTCGGCGGCTTCGTGCGCGCCTTCGAGGTGCAGCCCGACCCACGCCGGCTCGCGGCGCAGGGTCTCTCCATCGACGATCTCAAGCATGCCATCGAGCGTAACAACCGCAACGCCGGCGGCGACCGCATCAACCGCGAGAACAGCATGCTGCTGGTGCGAACGCTGGGACAGTTGCGCGACGCCGACGACATCCGACGCATCACCGTGGTCACGCGCAGCGGCACGCCGGTGCGCGTCAACGACGTGGCCAGCGTGCGCGAGGGATCGTTGGTGCGCTACGGCGGGGTGACCGCCGACGGCCAGGGCGACGTCGTCACGGGACTGGTGCTGCTGCGCGTCGGCGCCAACAGCCGCACGGTGGTCGAGGCTGTCAAACAGGAGCTCGCCCGCCTGGCGCCGACGCTCCCCAAGGGCGTGACCATCGAGCCGTTCTACGACCGCGCCGATCTCATCAACGCCGCCGTGCTCACGGTGGAGAAGGCGCTTGGCGAGGCGGTGTTGCTCGTGGTCCTGGTGCTGATCGTGCTGCTCGGCAACCTGCGCGCGGCGCTGACCGTGGCGTTGATCCTGCCGCTGTCGGTGCTGTTCACCTTCATCATGATGAATGCCTTCGGCGTGACGGCCAATCTCATGTCGCTCGGGGGGCTCGCCATCGCCATCGGCATCCTGGTGGACGCGGCGGTTGTGGTGGTGGAGAACATCCACACCCAACTCGCCCGCGCGCCCAAGGGCGTGAGCCGGCTGCATCTGGTGTTCCGCGCCGTGACCGAGGTCGCCACCCCGGTGCTGTCCGGCATTCTCATCATCGCCATCGTGTTCTTGCCGCTGTTCTCGCTGACCGGCCTCGAGGGGCGGCTGTTCGCGCCGCTCGCGCTCACCATCGTGTTCGCGCTGCTGGGCTCGCTGCTGCTCTCTCTGACCGTGATCCCGGTGCTCGCGAGTTTTCTCATGCGCGAAGGCGGGTCGCACAAGGAGGATCGCGTGCTGGCGGCCATCAAGCGCGTCTACCTGCCGGCGATGCGCTGGGCGCTGGCCCATCGCAAGACCGCGGTCGGCGGCGCGCTGATCGCGCTCGTTTTCGCCACGGCCCTGTTCCCCTTCATCGGCAAGGAGTTCATGCCGGTGATGGACGAGGGCCAGACCGTGGTCAACCTGGAAAAAGCCTCGGACATCTCGCTCGAGGCCTCGCTCGCCCTGGATGCGCCGGTCCAGAAGGCGGTCCTGGAAATCCCGGAGGTCACCGGCATGATCTGCCGCAGCGGCGCGGACGAGCTGCGCCTCGACCCGATGGGCTTCTACCAGACCGACTGCTTCCTGCGGACCAAGCCACGCGAGGAATGGGGCTACGGGCTGGAGACGCTGCACGAAAAGCTGCGCGCAAAACTCGAGCCCTTCGCGAAAGACGAAGTCGAGCATGGCTTCAGCCAGCCGATCGACATGCGCGTCTCGGAGATGCTCTCCGGCGTGCGCGCCGACGTGGCCATCAAGCTGTTCGGCGACGACTTCGCGGTGCTGGAGGAGAAGGCCGGGCAGATCGAGGAGATCGTCCAGCGCACGCCCGGGGCGAGCGACGTGTTCCGCGCGCGCCTCTCCGGCCAGGGCTATCTCACGGTGGATATCAAATCGGAGCAGCTCGCGCGCTACGGTCTCAATAACGAGGACGTGAACGACGTCGTGGAAACCGCTGTCGGCGGCAGGGTCGTGACAGAGGTGATCGAAGGCAACCGCCGCTTCGGCGTGCTGCTGCGCTACCCCGAGCCGGCGCGTACCTCGCCCGCCGACATCGAGCGGTTGCTCATCAAGACCGTGGGCGGCGCCATGGTGCCGCTCGGCATGGTCGCGAAGATCACCGAAGTCGATGGGCCGGTGTTGATCCAGCGCGAGCTGGCGCGGCGTTACGTGGCGACGCGCACCAACGTCGAGGGGCGCGACGTGGTGAGCTTCGTCGAAGACCTCAAGGCGGCGATCGAGCGCGAGGTGCAACTGCCACAGGGCTACTACATCGACTATGGCGGCCAGTTCGAGAACCAGCAGCGCGCCGCCGCGCGCCTGGGCGTGGTGGTGCCGGTGGCGATCGCGCTCATCTTCTTCATGCTGTTTTCCACGTTCCGCTCGGTGCGCCAGGCGGGGCTCATCATACTTAATATCCCGTTCGCCCTGATCGGCGGCGTTGTGAGCTTGTTCGCCTCGGGGCTGTATCTCTCGGTGCCAGCCTCGGTAGGCTTCATCACGCTGTTCGGCGTGGCGGTGCTGAACGGCGTGGTGATGGTGGCGTATTTCAACCAGCTGCGCGAGGCCGGGCACACGGTGCTGCAGGCGGTGCAGGAGGGCGCGGAACGACGATTGCGCCCCGTGCTCATGACCGCGCTCATCGCGAGCTTGGGGCTCGTGCCGATGCTACTTGCCACCGGCCCGGGTTCGGAGCTGCAACGGCCGCTCGCAGTAGTGGTGATCGGCGGCCTCTTCACCTCGACACTGTTGACGCTCGTACTGCTGCCGACGCTCTATGCCTGGCTGGAAGGCCGCGCCGAGCGCAGGTTGAAACGGGCCAAAGGAGAATCGCCATGA
- a CDS encoding DUF3240 family protein: protein MKKLTLIVHADVEQALADVLRGMDQVTGFTFTRVEGHGAQDSRDPALSARDLVVGYTPHVRVDIVLEEQDVDGVLAALERSHCGMTGRCLYWVTKVERHGRL from the coding sequence ATGAAGAAACTGACGCTGATCGTGCACGCCGACGTCGAACAGGCGCTGGCCGACGTCCTGCGCGGCATGGACCAGGTGACGGGATTCACGTTTACGCGTGTGGAGGGCCACGGCGCCCAGGACAGCCGTGATCCGGCGCTATCCGCGCGTGACCTCGTGGTCGGCTATACGCCGCACGTGCGCGTGGATATCGTGCTGGAGGAACAAGATGTGGATGGCGTGCTGGCGGCGCTGGAGCGAAGCCACTGCGGCATGACGGGGCGCTGCCTTTATTGGGTGACCAAAGTGGAACGGCACGGGCGCTTGTAA
- a CDS encoding heavy metal translocating P-type ATPase — translation MTESSDDHGFEGPWWLYPPLRNALLAGLIAAVGFALAHLGFLPERIENIFYWLAIPLGGWHWTREGIEKLIEDKEVGIEILMIAATAGSGILGLWDEAAALVFLYGAAEGTEEYTYARTRASIRALLDLAPKEARVLRDGKESTVPAESLKAGDIFVVRPGEALPTDGVIRSGNSSLDESPVTGESAPVDKGPGMKVFAASINKQGALEIEATAAFADNSLSKIIHLVEEAQERKGKAQQWIERFGRRYTPAVLAGSVLLLVVPWLMNLPLAEWSARAVLLLVAAAPCALIMSTPVAMAAGIGSAGKRGILIKGGAHLEHLGVIRAVAFDKTGTLTHGEPVVTDIAALKGSEPELLAVAAALEHFSEHPLARAIVEEARKRGIAPPPAEAFEALTGAGVKARIDGKPWHIGNPDLFVRLGVDLASARERIGALQEQGKTVVLIGNEAGVHGLVALQDRLRADAKATIAGLHALGIRTAMLTGDNARTAHAVARLLGIDDVRAGLKPDEKVAAVQQLQKQYGAVLMVGDGVNDAPALAAATCGMAMGAAGTDAAIEAADIALMADDLAKVTEALHLGRKARRVSAQNIVFSILILTVMIPLALGGFLSVALTVLVHEASELLAVVNGLRAGRGSTSHA, via the coding sequence ATGACAGAAAGTTCCGATGACCACGGTTTTGAAGGCCCTTGGTGGCTCTATCCCCCGCTGCGCAACGCGCTGCTCGCCGGCCTGATTGCCGCCGTGGGTTTCGCGCTGGCGCATCTCGGCTTTCTTCCGGAACGTATCGAAAACATCTTTTACTGGCTTGCGATCCCGCTCGGCGGCTGGCACTGGACGCGCGAGGGCATCGAGAAACTGATCGAAGACAAAGAAGTCGGCATCGAGATACTGATGATCGCCGCCACCGCCGGCTCCGGGATTCTGGGCCTGTGGGACGAGGCTGCGGCGCTGGTGTTTCTCTATGGCGCGGCCGAGGGCACGGAGGAGTACACCTACGCGCGCACGCGCGCCAGCATCCGCGCGCTGCTCGATCTCGCGCCGAAGGAGGCGCGCGTCCTGCGCGATGGCAAAGAGAGCACGGTTCCGGCCGAGAGCCTCAAGGCCGGCGACATCTTTGTCGTGCGCCCGGGCGAGGCGCTGCCCACCGACGGCGTCATCCGTTCGGGAAATTCCAGCCTCGACGAATCGCCCGTGACTGGCGAATCGGCGCCGGTGGACAAAGGACCGGGCATGAAGGTGTTCGCTGCCTCGATCAACAAGCAGGGCGCGCTCGAAATCGAGGCCACGGCGGCGTTCGCCGACAACTCGCTCTCCAAGATCATTCATCTGGTCGAGGAAGCGCAGGAAAGAAAAGGCAAGGCCCAGCAATGGATCGAACGCTTCGGCCGGCGTTATACCCCGGCGGTGCTCGCGGGCTCGGTGTTGCTGCTCGTGGTGCCATGGTTGATGAATCTGCCGCTCGCCGAGTGGTCGGCGCGTGCGGTGTTATTGCTCGTCGCTGCCGCGCCCTGCGCGCTCATCATGTCCACACCCGTGGCCATGGCCGCCGGCATCGGTTCGGCCGGCAAGCGCGGCATCCTCATCAAGGGCGGTGCGCACCTGGAACATCTCGGCGTCATCCGCGCGGTCGCCTTCGACAAGACCGGCACGCTCACGCACGGTGAGCCGGTCGTCACCGACATTGCCGCGCTGAAGGGTTCGGAGCCGGAACTGCTCGCCGTGGCCGCGGCGCTCGAACATTTCTCGGAGCATCCGCTGGCGCGCGCCATCGTCGAGGAGGCACGGAAACGGGGGATTGCTCCGCCGCCCGCCGAGGCGTTCGAGGCCCTCACGGGCGCCGGCGTTAAAGCCCGGATCGACGGCAAGCCGTGGCACATCGGCAATCCCGATCTGTTCGTACGGCTGGGCGTCGACCTCGCAAGCGCGCGCGAGCGCATCGGCGCGCTCCAGGAACAGGGCAAGACCGTGGTGCTGATCGGGAACGAAGCCGGCGTGCACGGGCTGGTCGCGCTGCAGGACCGCCTGCGGGCGGACGCCAAAGCAACTATCGCGGGGCTGCATGCGCTCGGAATCCGCACCGCCATGCTCACCGGCGACAACGCGCGCACGGCGCACGCGGTGGCGCGCCTGCTCGGCATCGACGACGTGCGCGCCGGGCTCAAGCCCGATGAGAAGGTCGCCGCGGTGCAGCAATTGCAGAAACAGTATGGCGCCGTGCTCATGGTGGGTGACGGTGTCAACGACGCCCCGGCGCTCGCCGCCGCCACCTGCGGGATGGCGATGGGCGCGGCCGGCACGGATGCGGCGATCGAGGCGGCGGACATCGCGCTCATGGCCGACGATCTCGCCAAGGTGACTGAGGCGCTGCACCTGGGGCGGAAAGCGCGGCGCGTGAGCGCGCAGAACATCGTGTTTTCGATTCTGATTCTCACGGTCATGATCCCGCTCGCCCTCGGTGGATTCCTGAGCGTGGCGCTGACGGTGCTGGTGCACGAGGCGAGCGAATTGCTGGCGGTGGTCAACGGATTGCGGGCGGGACGGGGATCGACAAGCCATGCATAG
- a CDS encoding DUF302 domain-containing protein, with protein MDTKYGFGKTVKLGFDTAVERVTQELQKEGFGVLTDIDVAATLKKKLNQKMPPYRILGACNPPLAHRALAAEPSIGLLLPCNVVVRQDETGAVLVEIMDPNAVLDLVDKPAIAELAREVRQKLERVLQAV; from the coding sequence ATGGACACGAAGTACGGATTCGGCAAGACCGTCAAGCTCGGTTTTGATACCGCTGTTGAACGCGTGACACAGGAGTTACAGAAGGAAGGTTTCGGCGTGTTGACCGACATCGACGTCGCCGCGACGCTCAAGAAAAAGCTCAACCAGAAGATGCCGCCTTACCGTATTCTCGGCGCCTGCAACCCGCCGCTCGCGCACCGCGCGCTCGCGGCTGAACCTTCCATCGGGCTGCTGTTGCCGTGCAACGTCGTGGTGCGTCAGGACGAGACCGGCGCGGTCTTAGTCGAGATCATGGACCCGAACGCGGTGCTCGATCTCGTGGACAAGCCGGCCATCGCGGAACTCGCGCGCGAGGTGCGGCAGAAGCTGGAGCGGGTGCTGCAGGCGGTTTAG
- a CDS encoding SHOCT domain-containing protein: MMDYGMGWGMGWGWLGMTLFWLIPLLVVIVLAAVAVKYLFSGSARSTTGSHEDRNRALEVLEERYARGEINREEYLQKRDDLKRR, translated from the coding sequence ATGATGGACTATGGCATGGGTTGGGGTATGGGGTGGGGCTGGCTCGGCATGACGCTGTTCTGGCTGATTCCGCTGCTGGTCGTGATCGTGCTGGCCGCGGTGGCGGTCAAGTATCTGTTCTCGGGCAGCGCGCGATCCACTACCGGATCGCACGAGGACCGGAACCGGGCGCTCGAAGTGCTGGAGGAAAGATATGCCCGCGGCGAGATCAACCGTGAGGAGTACCTTCAGAAACGTGACGATTTGAAGCGGCGCTGA
- a CDS encoding Spy/CpxP family protein refolding chaperone: MIRKKPIVQALTALALLTATAALPAADPQQPAGGYGPGYGMHPGMMGGYGMGQGMMGPGMMMGPGMGMGPGMMGMMDDGCSGGGMGMMGPGMGMGMMGMGPGMMMGPGMMGGYGPGGTLGFNESQQKRITQIQDELRKKHWNLMGKMNDERVKLRDVYASGKRDPAAIGQQQQRIYDLRRQMLESSVEAQNRIEAVLTSEQKEQLRGYYGQGWMMW; the protein is encoded by the coding sequence ATGATTCGCAAGAAACCAATTGTTCAAGCGCTTACCGCGCTCGCATTGCTGACCGCCACCGCCGCGCTTCCGGCCGCCGACCCGCAGCAACCGGCCGGCGGATACGGGCCGGGTTACGGTATGCACCCCGGCATGATGGGCGGCTATGGCATGGGCCAGGGAATGATGGGACCCGGCATGATGATGGGACCTGGTATGGGCATGGGACCCGGCATGATGGGAATGATGGACGATGGGTGCTCGGGCGGTGGGATGGGCATGATGGGCCCGGGAATGGGCATGGGGATGATGGGAATGGGGCCGGGCATGATGATGGGTCCCGGAATGATGGGCGGCTATGGCCCCGGAGGCACGCTCGGTTTCAACGAGTCGCAGCAGAAGCGAATCACGCAGATCCAGGACGAGCTGCGCAAGAAGCACTGGAACCTCATGGGTAAGATGAACGACGAACGCGTGAAACTGCGCGATGTGTACGCCTCGGGCAAACGTGACCCGGCCGCGATCGGTCAGCAACAGCAACGCATATACGACCTGCGGCGCCAGATGCTGGAGTCCTCGGTCGAGGCGCAAAACCGCATCGAGGCGGTGCTGACTTCCGAGCAGAAGGAGCAGCTGCGCGGTTACTACGGTCAGGGCTGGATGATGTGGTAG